One window of Dechloromonas sp. ZY10 genomic DNA carries:
- a CDS encoding LysE family transporter → MISLSPGAGAVASMSSGLNFGFRRGYWLALGLQLALLLQIAVVAAGLGALLAASEAAFALLKWCGVAYLLYLGWQQWVAAASPVSLESGAADVGVRKLVVRGFLVNASNPKAIVFILAVLPQFIDPGRPLLLQYLLLALTMVAVDLVVMAGYTGFAARVLRLLREPHQQQVLNRVFGGLFATAAVLLAGIRQAVR, encoded by the coding sequence GTGATCAGTCTGTCGCCGGGAGCCGGCGCCGTAGCTTCCATGTCCTCCGGGCTCAATTTCGGTTTTCGCCGTGGCTACTGGCTGGCGCTTGGCCTGCAACTGGCCTTGCTGTTGCAGATTGCCGTTGTTGCCGCTGGCCTGGGGGCCCTGCTGGCCGCATCGGAAGCCGCATTTGCCTTGCTCAAGTGGTGTGGCGTCGCTTATTTACTCTACCTTGGCTGGCAGCAGTGGGTGGCCGCTGCGAGCCCGGTCAGCCTGGAATCCGGCGCAGCCGATGTCGGGGTCCGGAAATTGGTGGTGCGTGGTTTTCTGGTCAATGCCAGCAACCCCAAGGCGATCGTCTTCATTCTTGCAGTACTCCCCCAGTTCATTGATCCCGGGCGCCCTTTGCTGCTGCAGTACTTGCTTCTGGCGTTGACCATGGTGGCTGTCGATCTGGTGGTGATGGCCGGGTACACCGGCTTTGCCGCTCGTGTGTTGCGCCTGTTGCGCGAGCCTCACCAGCAGCAGGTGCTGAACCGTGTTTTCGGGGGGCTGTTTGCAACCGCTGCGGTACTGCTGGCCGGTATCAGGCAGGCGGTTCGCTGA
- a CDS encoding CBS domain-containing protein, with product MTLAARVRTHKLSPNATLCASGFNQLGADSPAIEAMTDFARVPVVTITADAAMSEAQARMISRGVRLLLVTGSDDVVVGLITARDLHGERPMQIVQARGCSRDDLLVKDVMTPIGSIDTLYLGEVLNARVVDILNGLKALGRQHILVEDVDPITGEPRVRGIFSATQIGRALGVPVLGFELASTFAEIEAALAP from the coding sequence ATGACTCTTGCTGCACGTGTGCGTACGCACAAACTTTCCCCCAACGCAACGCTGTGCGCTTCCGGCTTTAACCAGCTGGGGGCGGACTCGCCCGCAATCGAGGCGATGACCGATTTTGCCCGGGTTCCGGTCGTGACGATCACCGCCGATGCAGCGATGTCGGAAGCGCAGGCCCGGATGATTTCACGCGGAGTGCGCCTGTTGCTGGTGACCGGTAGCGACGATGTCGTGGTCGGTCTGATTACCGCCCGCGACCTGCATGGCGAGCGGCCGATGCAGATCGTTCAGGCGCGTGGTTGTTCGCGCGACGATCTGCTGGTCAAGGATGTGATGACCCCGATCGGCAGTATCGACACGCTGTATCTGGGTGAAGTGCTCAATGCGCGTGTGGTCGACATCCTTAATGGACTCAAGGCTCTTGGGCGGCAGCACATTCTGGTCGAGGACGTCGATCCGATCACCGGTGAGCCGCGGGTGCGCGGAATTTTCTCGGCGACCCAGATCGGCCGGGCGCTTGGCGTTCCGGTGCTGGGCTTCGAATTGGCCAGCACCTTTGCCGAAATCGAGGCCGCGCTGGCGCCATGA